One stretch of Flavobacterium sp. 9 DNA includes these proteins:
- the mgrA gene encoding L-glyceraldehyde 3-phosphate reductase codes for MKYNRCGKSGLLLPEISLGLWHNFGSVDNFDNAESIAVEAFDKGITHFDLANNYGPVPGSAETNFGKILWHNFQGNLRDEIIISTKAGYTMWNGPYGDWGSRKYLLSSLDQSLKRMKVDYVDIFYSHRPDPETPIEETMMALDYAVRSGKALYVGISNYSAEQTRVAVDVLKQLGTPCLIHQAKYSMLERWVENGLLDVLEEKGVGCIAFSPLAQGLLTDKYLNGIPENSRAHNPNGHLKENEVTQERIQKLVQLNEIAQNRNQSLAQMALAWLQKDKRITSVLIGASSVKQLNNNIDCLQSLEFSSDELNAIEKILS; via the coding sequence ATGAAATATAACAGATGTGGAAAAAGCGGGTTATTATTACCTGAAATTTCTTTAGGATTATGGCATAATTTCGGATCAGTTGATAATTTTGATAATGCAGAATCTATTGCTGTAGAAGCGTTTGATAAAGGAATTACTCATTTTGATCTTGCGAATAACTACGGACCAGTTCCGGGTTCTGCCGAGACTAATTTTGGTAAAATCCTTTGGCATAATTTCCAGGGAAATTTGCGTGATGAAATTATTATTTCGACAAAAGCGGGTTATACAATGTGGAACGGACCTTATGGAGACTGGGGTTCCCGCAAATATTTACTGTCAAGTTTAGATCAGAGTTTAAAGAGAATGAAAGTCGATTATGTGGATATTTTTTATTCGCATCGTCCAGATCCCGAAACCCCAATTGAAGAAACGATGATGGCGCTTGATTATGCCGTAAGATCCGGAAAAGCGTTGTATGTTGGAATAAGTAATTATTCGGCAGAACAAACCCGAGTTGCGGTTGATGTTTTGAAACAATTAGGAACGCCGTGTTTGATTCATCAGGCCAAATATTCGATGTTGGAACGTTGGGTAGAAAATGGTTTGCTGGATGTTCTCGAAGAAAAAGGAGTTGGCTGTATTGCATTTTCGCCTTTGGCACAAGGACTTTTAACAGATAAATATCTAAACGGAATTCCGGAAAATTCAAGAGCACATAATCCAAACGGACATTTAAAAGAAAACGAGGTTACACAAGAACGCATTCAGAAATTAGTTCAACTGAATGAAATCGCTCAAAACCGTAATCAATCTTTGGCACAAATGGCTTTGGCTTGGTTGCAAAAAGACAAAAGAATAACGTCAGTTTTGATTGGTGCAAGTTCCGTTAAACAATTAAATAATAATATTGATTGTTTGCAAAGTTTGGAATTTTCATCTGATGAATTGAATGCGATCGAAAAGATATTATCTTAA
- the bglX gene encoding beta-glucosidase BglX: protein MKNQKIITIGIFALFTVGNMNAQKKPYLDKNKTVEERIDLLLPLMTLEEKVGQMNQYNGFWDVTGPVPKGGTAELKYEHLRKGWVGSMLTVRGVKEVRAVQKIAVEETRLGIPLIIGFDVIHGYKTLSPIPLAEAASWDLEAIKKSAAIAADEASASGINWTFGPNVDIANDARWGRVMEGAGEDPYLGSKIAIARVKGFQGETITDLAKVNTIAACAKHFAAYGYVEAGLEYNIVDISNSKLYNSVLPPFKATVDAGVRTFMNSFNTLNGVPATGNAFLQRDILKGKWKFDGFVISDYASIREMIAHGYAKDEDDATAKAVIAGSDMDMESYLYVAKLAALVKEGKVKEALVDDAVRRILRVKFELGLFDDPYRYCDEKREKAVVGSKANNDGVLDMAKKSIVLLKNEKNLLPLKKSGQKIVLIGALVNDKNSPLGSWRIASDNNMAVSVLEGMQQYKDNQLTFEKGADLVVGKTSFLDEVIFNTTDKSGFEAAKTAAKNADVVVMVLGEHGFQSGEGRSRTDLNLPGVQQELLEEIYKVNPNIVLVLNNGRPLSIPWAAEHIPAIVEAWQLGTQAGNAVAQVLYGDYNPSGKLPMSFPRNVGQVPIYYNKYSTGRPTDVDKNVFWSHYTDIAKTPQFPFGFGLSYTKFDYKDLKLNKTAFAKGENVQVNVTVTNSGNYDGKEVVQLYIHDQYASIVRPIKELKGFELVNLKKGETKTVTFTLTDEELGFYDNDGNYLVEPATFKIMVGGSSENGLESGFELK, encoded by the coding sequence ATGAAAAATCAAAAAATAATAACAATTGGGATTTTTGCCCTGTTTACTGTTGGAAATATGAATGCACAGAAAAAGCCTTATTTGGATAAAAATAAAACTGTAGAGGAACGTATTGATCTTCTTTTGCCATTGATGACTTTGGAGGAAAAAGTGGGGCAAATGAATCAATATAACGGATTTTGGGATGTTACCGGACCAGTTCCAAAAGGCGGAACGGCGGAGTTGAAATACGAACATTTGCGAAAAGGTTGGGTTGGTTCAATGCTTACGGTTCGCGGTGTGAAAGAAGTTCGTGCGGTTCAGAAAATAGCAGTTGAAGAAACTCGTTTGGGAATTCCGTTGATTATTGGTTTTGACGTTATTCATGGTTATAAAACGTTGAGTCCAATTCCGTTGGCAGAAGCTGCGAGTTGGGATTTGGAAGCGATTAAAAAGTCGGCGGCGATTGCGGCAGATGAAGCTTCGGCATCTGGAATTAACTGGACTTTTGGTCCAAATGTTGACATTGCAAATGATGCACGTTGGGGTCGCGTGATGGAAGGCGCGGGTGAAGATCCGTATTTGGGAAGTAAAATTGCGATTGCAAGAGTGAAAGGTTTTCAAGGAGAAACAATCACTGATTTGGCTAAAGTGAACACGATTGCAGCTTGTGCGAAACACTTTGCTGCATACGGTTATGTTGAAGCTGGATTGGAATATAATATTGTGGATATTAGTAATTCTAAATTATATAACTCAGTTTTACCACCTTTTAAAGCGACGGTTGACGCTGGAGTTCGTACGTTTATGAATTCGTTTAATACGCTTAATGGTGTTCCGGCAACCGGAAATGCATTTTTGCAAAGAGATATTCTAAAAGGAAAATGGAAGTTCGATGGTTTTGTGATTTCGGATTATGCTTCGATTCGTGAAATGATTGCACACGGTTATGCAAAAGACGAAGACGATGCAACGGCAAAAGCGGTAATTGCAGGTTCTGACATGGATATGGAATCGTATTTGTATGTGGCAAAATTAGCGGCATTAGTTAAGGAAGGAAAGGTTAAAGAAGCTTTGGTTGATGATGCAGTTCGCAGGATTTTGCGTGTCAAATTTGAATTGGGATTGTTTGACGATCCTTACAGATATTGCGATGAGAAACGTGAAAAAGCGGTTGTTGGAAGTAAAGCCAATAATGACGGAGTTCTTGATATGGCGAAGAAGTCAATTGTATTGTTGAAAAATGAAAAGAATTTGCTTCCGCTAAAAAAATCAGGTCAAAAGATTGTTTTGATTGGTGCTTTGGTAAACGATAAAAATAGTCCCTTGGGAAGTTGGAGAATTGCATCGGATAATAATATGGCAGTTTCGGTTTTGGAAGGAATGCAGCAATATAAAGACAATCAATTGACGTTTGAAAAAGGCGCCGATTTGGTTGTTGGAAAAACAAGTTTCTTAGATGAGGTAATTTTTAATACAACTGATAAAAGCGGATTTGAGGCTGCAAAAACAGCTGCCAAAAACGCCGATGTTGTTGTGATGGTTTTGGGAGAACATGGTTTTCAGAGTGGAGAAGGACGTAGTAGAACGGATCTTAATTTGCCTGGAGTTCAACAGGAATTATTGGAAGAAATTTATAAAGTAAACCCAAATATTGTTTTGGTTTTGAATAATGGTCGTCCGTTGAGTATTCCTTGGGCTGCAGAGCATATTCCTGCTATTGTTGAAGCTTGGCAGTTAGGAACTCAAGCCGGAAATGCTGTTGCACAGGTTTTATACGGAGATTATAACCCGAGTGGAAAATTGCCTATGTCTTTCCCTAGAAATGTAGGTCAGGTTCCAATTTACTATAATAAATACAGTACAGGAAGACCAACAGATGTTGACAAAAATGTGTTTTGGTCACATTATACTGATATTGCAAAAACACCTCAGTTTCCGTTTGGTTTTGGTTTGAGTTATACCAAATTTGATTATAAAGATTTGAAATTAAATAAAACTGCTTTTGCAAAAGGAGAAAATGTACAAGTGAATGTTACTGTTACGAATTCAGGAAATTATGACGGAAAAGAAGTCGTTCAATTGTACATTCATGATCAATATGCGAGTATTGTTCGACCAATAAAAGAGCTTAAAGGTTTTGAGTTAGTTAATTTGAAAAAAGGAGAAACTAAAACAGTAACTTTTACTTTGACAGATGAAGAACTTGGTTTTTATGATAATGATGGAAATTATTTAGTTGAACCGGCAACTTTTAAAATTATGGTTGGAGGAAGTTCTGAGAATGGTTTGGAAAGTGGTTTTGAATTGAAGTAG
- a CDS encoding sialate O-acetylesterase, with protein MKNNIFKFVFILMISSTMMANVTLPNIFGDNMVLQRNSEVKIWGWANPKEEIKLVSSWNNQEYKVVANNQAQWELHVKTPEAGGPYTISIKGYNEVVLKNILIGEVWICSGQSNMEMSASWGIDNGEEEMKNATNSNIRFFLVPKLTATTPQNNLLGNWTESTPETMKYFSAIGYFFAKRLREDLKNVPIGLISSNWGGTPAEIWMPEEVVQNDPVLLENAKKLNEQEYGPRQPGRAYNAMIYPFVGFKIAGTLWYQGESNVGSLVYDKTLSTLITSWRKVWQEEFPFYFVQIAPYKTGSNNFSNVTVRDSQRKILKEVPKTGMVLTSDISDTIDIHPKNKKSVGIRLANLALAEVYKTNNNVVNGPLFRDLKIEKNKVIISFDYSEGLYFKNKISNQFEVAGTDGVFYPAEASIKNNQVILTSKKVPNPVKVRFAWGNTIQSDLFNKANLPASCFVSE; from the coding sequence ATGAAAAATAATATATTTAAGTTTGTTTTCATTCTGATGATTTCCAGTACTATGATGGCAAACGTTACGCTTCCGAATATTTTTGGCGACAATATGGTTTTACAACGCAACTCCGAAGTGAAGATTTGGGGTTGGGCAAATCCTAAGGAAGAAATCAAACTGGTTTCGAGCTGGAACAATCAGGAATATAAAGTTGTAGCAAACAATCAGGCGCAATGGGAACTTCATGTAAAAACTCCCGAAGCCGGAGGACCTTACACCATTTCTATAAAAGGATATAATGAAGTTGTTCTTAAAAACATTTTAATTGGTGAAGTTTGGATTTGTTCCGGACAATCTAATATGGAAATGTCTGCAAGTTGGGGAATCGATAATGGTGAAGAAGAAATGAAAAATGCCACGAATTCCAATATTCGTTTTTTCTTAGTTCCGAAATTAACCGCTACAACTCCGCAAAATAACCTATTAGGAAACTGGACAGAATCGACTCCGGAAACCATGAAATACTTTAGCGCAATTGGTTATTTCTTTGCCAAACGCTTGCGCGAAGATTTAAAAAATGTCCCAATTGGATTAATTTCTTCTAACTGGGGCGGAACTCCTGCTGAAATCTGGATGCCGGAAGAAGTCGTTCAGAATGATCCGGTTTTATTAGAAAATGCCAAAAAACTCAACGAACAAGAATATGGACCTCGCCAACCTGGACGCGCTTACAATGCGATGATTTATCCGTTTGTGGGTTTCAAGATTGCGGGAACGCTTTGGTATCAAGGCGAATCGAATGTTGGTTCATTGGTTTATGATAAAACATTATCGACTTTGATTACTTCTTGGAGGAAAGTTTGGCAAGAAGAATTTCCTTTTTATTTCGTTCAGATTGCGCCGTATAAAACGGGCAGCAATAACTTCTCTAATGTCACGGTAAGAGATTCACAAAGAAAAATCCTGAAAGAAGTTCCAAAGACAGGAATGGTTCTGACAAGTGATATTTCGGATACTATAGATATTCATCCAAAGAATAAAAAGTCGGTTGGAATTCGTTTGGCAAATTTGGCTTTAGCCGAAGTTTATAAGACGAATAATAATGTGGTAAACGGACCACTTTTTAGAGATCTTAAAATAGAGAAAAACAAAGTAATCATTTCGTTTGATTATTCAGAAGGATTGTACTTTAAGAACAAAATTTCGAATCAGTTTGAAGTGGCTGGAACCGATGGAGTTTTCTATCCCGCAGAAGCTTCTATAAAAAATAATCAGGTGATTTTGACGAGTAAAAAAGTTCCAAATCCTGTAAAAGTAAGATTTGCATGGGGAAATACAATTCAGTCAGATTTGTTTAATAAAGCAAATTTGCCGGCTTCTTGTTTTGTTTCGGAGTAG
- a CDS encoding SGNH/GDSL hydrolase family protein, whose translation MFLKKIALLSLFLLISATSISQTKNNKFLYAGRVEKLQNNNVVLIGTASSVSFNFTGNECSISLKSIDSYEHHNYASIVLDGKYIGKIRIEKGAAQSFPIKVTAKKKVHLLEVYKNTEAQSGNILFAGTTAKLTTISAKKKKKIEFIGDSITCAAASDSVDCDKGEYMDHHKGYYAYGPRISREIDVDYLVSSVSGIGMYRNWNDENKDEAIMPDVYENLYLTKDPSKTKYDFAFQPNIISIALGTNDFSGGDGKKERLPFNAEKYISNYINFIKMLYKHNPNAQIVITNSPMVGGDRAIVFEDCLNKVKAAFANDKPHKEILIFKFKPMTPKGCLGHPDVADHKVLADEYAPFLKKLLNEK comes from the coding sequence ATGTTTCTCAAAAAAATAGCCCTTTTAAGTTTGTTTTTGCTGATTTCGGCAACTTCCATTTCACAAACCAAAAATAATAAATTTCTATACGCCGGTCGGGTTGAAAAGCTTCAAAACAATAATGTTGTCTTAATTGGAACAGCTTCTTCTGTTTCTTTTAATTTTACAGGAAATGAATGTTCGATTTCACTTAAAAGTATAGATTCTTATGAACATCATAATTATGCTTCAATAGTTCTGGACGGAAAATATATTGGTAAAATAAGAATCGAAAAAGGTGCAGCACAATCTTTTCCTATAAAAGTTACGGCAAAGAAAAAAGTACATCTTTTAGAAGTTTATAAAAATACCGAAGCACAAAGCGGGAATATTTTATTTGCCGGAACCACAGCAAAACTGACTACAATTTCTGCAAAAAAGAAAAAGAAAATCGAATTTATTGGAGATTCTATTACTTGTGCAGCAGCGAGCGATTCAGTCGATTGTGATAAAGGCGAATATATGGATCATCATAAGGGTTATTATGCTTATGGTCCAAGAATTTCAAGAGAAATTGATGTTGATTATTTAGTAAGTTCCGTTTCAGGAATTGGAATGTATCGCAATTGGAATGATGAGAATAAAGATGAAGCGATTATGCCCGATGTTTATGAAAATTTATATTTAACAAAAGATCCTTCGAAAACCAAATATGATTTTGCTTTTCAGCCAAATATTATCAGTATTGCTTTAGGAACCAATGATTTTTCGGGCGGAGATGGAAAAAAAGAACGTTTGCCTTTTAATGCCGAAAAGTATATTTCGAATTACATCAATTTTATCAAAATGCTTTATAAACACAATCCGAATGCTCAGATTGTGATAACAAATAGTCCAATGGTTGGCGGAGACAGAGCGATTGTTTTTGAAGATTGTCTGAACAAAGTAAAAGCCGCTTTTGCGAATGATAAACCGCATAAAGAAATTCTGATTTTCAAATTTAAACCAATGACACCGAAAGGCTGTTTAGGACATCCGGATGTTGCAGATCATAAAGTTCTGGCAGATGAATATGCTCCATTTTTAAAAAAGTTACTAAATGAAAAATAA
- a CDS encoding C40 family peptidase codes for MKSTFYVAFAAILILSSFTIKTKTTFEVSSIEVTQNKIDRDSIILYAKKYLGTPYLYAGNDPKKGFDCSGFVNYIFKNYNITLPRSSSGFKNLGTKLSPEDFKVGDILVFYGYKNKTIVGHVGIICEANGMHSKFIHASSGKAGSVTISDLDSDHYSKRYYKCIDVISK; via the coding sequence ATGAAATCAACCTTTTATGTTGCGTTTGCAGCAATTCTTATATTATCGTCTTTTACTATAAAAACAAAAACTACTTTTGAAGTAAGTTCTATTGAAGTGACACAAAATAAAATAGATAGAGATTCTATTATTCTTTATGCAAAAAAATATTTGGGAACACCTTATTTATATGCGGGAAATGACCCGAAAAAAGGATTTGATTGTTCTGGTTTTGTAAATTATATTTTTAAAAATTACAACATTACTTTACCGAGAAGTTCTAGCGGTTTTAAAAATTTAGGCACAAAATTATCTCCCGAAGATTTTAAAGTGGGAGATATTTTAGTTTTTTATGGTTACAAGAACAAAACAATTGTTGGTCACGTTGGGATTATTTGTGAGGCAAATGGAATGCATTCAAAATTTATTCACGCTTCTTCTGGAAAAGCCGGAAGTGTAACTATTAGCGATTTAGATTCTGACCATTATAGCAAACGTTATTATAAATGTATTGATGTGATTTCTAAATAG
- a CDS encoding murein L,D-transpeptidase, whose product MKILYSLAAVVLLFAAVSCNSKAEKKEEELKKTVEKVIPELKISIDSSKIAAFYQAYPKLEKFQNDVFALYKKNKSTQLWLDNKGIVEFASNLFSKYKGLDREGLKANFPYNEKINPIFDHLDDNKLSKADTDLMITNLYFYYVQKVSGVDEKTTKSLEWLLPRKKVNYRVFSDSIYKKATISDDKKSKMFSQYYKLRDALHEYREIEKKGGWKTIEVGDDFKSLKIGDSVPAIGQIRERLYIGGDLKENSKSNICDSTLISAVKNFETHHGLTPKNTILPEHIAEMNIPVSDRIKTIIANMERCRWIDPALEKGQEYIEVNIPEFRLYLIRDHQIAFVSPVVVGKAMTQTVIFSGMMNNIVFSPYWNVPTSIINKEIKPGMAKNKNYLAQKNLEWNNGAVRQLPGKNNSLGLVKFLFPNSNNIYLHDTPAKSLFERENRAFSHGCVRVGKPRDLAIELLKQDPSWTPARIDKAMHAGKESWYSLKKKVPVYIGYFTAWVDRKGNLNFYKDVYQRDESLIKLLTEE is encoded by the coding sequence ATGAAAATTTTGTATTCGCTTGCTGCTGTTGTGCTTCTTTTTGCTGCTGTTTCTTGTAATTCTAAAGCAGAAAAAAAGGAAGAAGAATTGAAAAAGACCGTAGAAAAAGTAATACCAGAACTAAAAATCTCAATCGATAGTTCTAAAATTGCTGCTTTTTATCAAGCGTATCCCAAATTGGAGAAATTTCAAAACGATGTTTTTGCTTTATACAAGAAAAATAAATCTACTCAATTGTGGCTTGACAATAAAGGAATTGTTGAGTTTGCAAGTAATTTATTTAGTAAATACAAAGGATTAGATAGAGAAGGGTTGAAGGCTAATTTTCCGTATAATGAAAAAATCAATCCTATTTTTGATCATCTAGATGATAATAAATTATCGAAAGCAGACACAGATTTGATGATTACCAATTTGTATTTCTACTATGTTCAGAAAGTATCTGGCGTAGACGAAAAAACCACCAAATCATTAGAATGGCTTTTACCCCGAAAAAAAGTCAATTATCGGGTCTTTTCAGATTCCATTTATAAAAAGGCGACTATAAGTGATGACAAAAAGAGTAAAATGTTCAGTCAATATTACAAACTTCGTGATGCACTTCATGAATATAGAGAAATTGAAAAAAAAGGAGGCTGGAAAACAATTGAAGTTGGAGATGATTTTAAAAGTTTAAAAATTGGTGATTCTGTTCCAGCAATCGGGCAAATTAGAGAAAGACTTTATATTGGTGGCGATCTTAAAGAAAACAGTAAAAGCAATATTTGTGATTCGACTTTAATTTCAGCGGTCAAAAACTTTGAAACGCATCACGGATTAACTCCAAAAAACACAATTTTACCAGAACATATTGCCGAAATGAATATTCCGGTTTCAGACAGAATCAAAACGATTATTGCCAATATGGAGCGTTGCAGATGGATTGATCCTGCGCTTGAGAAAGGTCAGGAATATATAGAAGTTAATATTCCGGAGTTTAGATTGTATTTAATTCGAGATCACCAAATTGCTTTTGTATCGCCAGTTGTAGTTGGAAAAGCAATGACTCAAACGGTTATTTTTAGCGGAATGATGAACAATATTGTTTTTAGTCCGTATTGGAATGTTCCTACGAGCATTATCAATAAAGAGATAAAACCCGGAATGGCAAAAAACAAGAATTATTTGGCTCAGAAAAATCTAGAGTGGAATAATGGCGCCGTTCGCCAGTTGCCTGGAAAAAATAATTCGCTTGGTTTAGTGAAATTTTTGTTTCCAAATTCGAATAATATTTACTTACACGATACACCGGCAAAAAGTTTATTCGAAAGAGAAAACAGAGCTTTTAGCCATGGATGCGTTCGCGTAGGAAAGCCAAGAGATTTAGCTATTGAACTTTTAAAACAAGATCCTTCATGGACTCCTGCTCGAATCGATAAAGCAATGCATGCCGGAAAAGAAAGTTGGTATAGCTTAAAAAAGAAAGTTCCTGTTTATATTGGATATTTTACTGCTTGGGTAGATAGAAAAGGAAATCTGAATTTCTATAAAGACGTTTATCAAAGAGACGAAAGTTTGATAAAACTATTGACAGAAGAATAA
- a CDS encoding DUF1573 domain-containing protein — protein MRIIKISMLALALGLMSFSAIAPVKALVSETNIATFDASTIVWKAETIDVGQIPQGTPKAIVYEFKNTGKTAVVITNVQGSCGCTATDYTKEPILPGKTAKVTATYNAANKGGFTKTVTVTTSAETAPKILTLKGTVI, from the coding sequence ATGAGAATTATTAAAATTTCGATGTTAGCACTAGCTTTAGGACTAATGTCTTTTTCAGCAATTGCACCGGTAAAAGCATTAGTTTCTGAAACGAATATAGCAACTTTTGATGCTTCAACTATTGTTTGGAAAGCTGAAACTATTGATGTTGGACAAATTCCACAAGGAACTCCAAAAGCGATTGTTTACGAATTTAAAAACACAGGAAAAACTGCTGTTGTAATTACGAATGTTCAGGGATCTTGCGGTTGTACTGCAACAGATTATACAAAAGAGCCAATTTTACCTGGTAAAACGGCTAAAGTAACAGCAACTTATAATGCCGCTAATAAAGGTGGTTTTACAAAAACAGTTACTGTAACAACAAGTGCCGAAACGGCGCCAAAAATCCTTACTTTAAAAGGAACGGTTATTTAA
- a CDS encoding sensor histidine kinase KdpD, with protein sequence MKINKLNSIILLGLVAIISILVAQLLWTKEAFTLEQKKLSQKANIALLEVARKLYEGKDHESSCQNPVQKISNDYYIVNVNNAFEPDILEFYLRAEFKKMNITTDFEFAMYNCQSDEMVYGKYISFSDKEQTKKTVSFPKHKNLVYYFAVRFPNETTYLFSSMRFWFVLSIALIFILLIYVYSIFTLLQQKKYSELQRDFINNMTHEFKTPLSSILIASKYLIEQNPIKDDKKLYTYTDIIINQSNKLNHHIEKILNIAKSDYTPLELKKETVLIVPIIEEVIENIQLKYPEASIKIEKQSDEYAIETDVFHFSNLVYNLLDNAVKYCNQKPQIIIQILVENSTLKLKFIDNGIGIASKNISFIFDKFYRAQNEKSNEVNGFGLGLYYVKEICNLHNWKIKAENNLENGTTITLSIPYKK encoded by the coding sequence TTGAAAATAAATAAACTTAATAGTATTATCCTTCTGGGACTTGTCGCCATTATTAGCATATTGGTGGCGCAATTGCTTTGGACCAAAGAGGCTTTTACTTTAGAACAGAAAAAACTAAGTCAGAAAGCAAATATTGCTTTACTGGAAGTTGCCAGAAAATTATACGAGGGAAAAGATCATGAATCTTCCTGCCAAAATCCTGTTCAGAAAATTTCGAACGACTATTATATTGTCAATGTCAATAATGCTTTTGAACCGGATATTTTAGAGTTTTACTTGAGAGCCGAATTCAAAAAAATGAACATTACGACTGATTTTGAATTTGCAATGTACAATTGCCAAAGTGACGAAATGGTCTATGGAAAATACATTTCATTTTCTGATAAAGAACAGACGAAAAAAACAGTTTCGTTCCCAAAACATAAAAATTTAGTCTATTATTTTGCGGTACGTTTTCCTAATGAGACTACTTATTTATTTAGTTCGATGCGTTTTTGGTTTGTACTTTCTATTGCGCTTATTTTTATTTTATTGATTTATGTTTATTCGATTTTTACGCTTTTGCAGCAAAAGAAATATTCTGAGTTGCAACGAGATTTTATCAATAATATGACGCATGAATTCAAAACTCCTTTGTCTTCGATTTTAATTGCTTCAAAATATTTAATTGAACAAAATCCGATTAAAGACGATAAGAAACTTTATACTTATACTGACATTATTATCAATCAAAGCAATAAACTGAATCATCATATTGAGAAGATTCTAAACATTGCAAAATCCGATTATACTCCATTAGAATTAAAAAAAGAGACTGTTTTAATTGTTCCGATTATTGAGGAAGTGATCGAAAATATTCAGTTAAAATATCCTGAAGCTTCTATTAAAATTGAAAAACAATCAGATGAATATGCAATAGAAACTGATGTTTTTCATTTCTCCAATTTAGTTTATAATCTACTGGATAATGCTGTAAAATATTGCAATCAAAAACCTCAAATTATCATTCAGATACTAGTAGAAAATTCGACTTTGAAGCTAAAATTTATTGATAACGGAATTGGAATTGCTTCTAAAAACATTTCGTTTATCTTTGATAAGTTTTACCGCGCTCAAAACGAAAAAAGCAATGAAGTAAATGGTTTTGGACTTGGTTTGTATTATGTAAAAGAAATTTGCAACTTGCATAATTGGAAAATTAAAGCCGAAAATAATTTAGAAAATGGCACAACAATAACCTTGTCAATTCCTTATAAAAAATGA
- a CDS encoding response regulator transcription factor codes for MKQFKILYTEDDETLAFLTKDNLEQNNYDVTHCCDGNLGLEAFKKENFDICIFDIMMPKKDGFELATEIRKTNTDIPIIFLSAKTLKEDRIKGLRLGADDYLVKPFSIEELLLKIEIFLKRSQKNVPAEKNVYEIGKYQFDTNNFILFNESEKISLTQREAELLKLFLDNKNSVLKREQILTSLWGTDDYFMGRSLDVFISRLRKILSNEKGISIENLHGIGFRFTM; via the coding sequence ATGAAACAATTCAAAATACTTTATACCGAAGACGATGAAACTCTGGCGTTTTTAACCAAAGATAATTTGGAACAAAATAACTACGATGTTACACATTGCTGTGATGGTAATTTAGGTTTGGAAGCCTTTAAAAAAGAAAATTTTGACATTTGTATCTTTGATATAATGATGCCAAAAAAAGATGGTTTTGAATTGGCAACTGAGATTAGAAAAACCAATACTGACATTCCGATTATTTTTCTTTCGGCCAAAACTTTAAAGGAAGATCGTATTAAAGGATTACGTCTTGGCGCCGATGATTATCTGGTGAAGCCTTTTAGTATCGAAGAATTATTATTGAAAATTGAGATTTTCTTAAAGCGTTCACAGAAAAATGTTCCAGCGGAAAAAAATGTGTACGAAATTGGAAAATACCAGTTTGACACTAATAATTTTATTCTATTTAACGAAAGCGAAAAAATCAGCCTTACACAACGTGAAGCTGAATTACTGAAGTTATTTCTTGACAATAAAAATTCGGTTTTAAAAAGGGAACAAATTCTGACCTCACTTTGGGGAACTGATGATTATTTTATGGGAAGAAGTCTGGATGTTTTTATTTCGCGTCTGCGTAAAATTCTGTCTAATGAAAAAGGAATTTCTATAGAAAACCTACACGGAATTGGTTTTAGATTTACAATGTAG